A stretch of Gadus macrocephalus chromosome 17, ASM3116895v1 DNA encodes these proteins:
- the LOC132475880 gene encoding F-box/WD repeat-containing protein 7-like isoform X1, with protein sequence MGFYGTLKLIFIKMKRKLDHGPDGRPFPTGKKRCKGNSCPSSLAPFQATPTTFGELRLANGHSAQRRRVTSGPPPSGLQDWLHIFQAWSGPERLLAMDELIDRCETNQVKHMMQLIEPQFQRDFISLLPKELSLYVLSFLAPGDLLQAAQTCSYWRTLAEDNLLWREKCREEGVAGCVFGSRRRAKGGPASSPWKTTYIRHQRIETSWRTADTHTPQVLMGHDDHVITCLQVSGDLIVSGSDDNTLKVWSAVTGQCVRTLLGHTGGVWCSQMSVATVISGSTDRTLRVWNAESGECVHTLYGHTSTVRCMHLHGNRVVSGSRDTTLRVWDVVTGQCVHVLTGHVAAVRCVQYDGRRVVSGGYDYMVKIWDPETQTCLHTLEGHTNRVYSLQFDGVYVVSGSLDTSIRVWDVETGGCVHKLTGHQSLTSGMELRDNLLVSGNADSTVRVWDVRTGQCLHTLQGPNRHQSAVTCLQFCRGLVLSSSDDGTVKLWDLRTGAWVRDLVSLQSQGSGGVVWRIRASDTRLVCAAGSRNGTEETKLLLLDFEPEGRGGDE encoded by the exons ATGGGGTTTTACGGTACCCTGAAGCTCATCTTCATCAAA ATGAAGAGGAAGTTGGATCATGGTCCCGATGGACGACCATTTCCAACTGGGAAGAAACGATGCAAAGGAAACTCCTG cccgTCCAGTTTGGCTCCATtccaggccacgcccaccactTTTGGCGAGCTGAGACTAGCCAATGGTCATTCAGCTCAGCGGAGGCGTGTGACTTCAGGCCCGCCCCCTTCTGGGCTGCAGGACTGGCTGCACATATtccag GCATGGAGTGGACCTGAAAGGCTATTGGCTATGGATgagttgattgacaggtgtgaAACCAATCAGGTGAAGCACATGATGCAGCTCATTGAGCCACAGTTCCAACGAGACTTCATCTCTCTGCTGCCCAAGGAg ctgtctCTGTACGTGCTGAGCTTCCTGGCCCCAGGAGACCTGCTCCAAGCCGCTCAGACCTGCAGCTACTGGCGAACACTGGCGGAGGACAACCTGCTCTGGAGGGAGAAGTGCAGAGAGGAAG gggtagctgggtgtgtgtttggcagcaggaggagagcgAAAGGAGGGCCGGCGTCGAGTCCCTGGAAGACCACCTACATCAGACACCAACGCATCGAGACCAGCTGGAGGacagcggacacacacacaccccag gtgTTGATGGGTCATGATGATCATGTGATCACCTGTCTCCAGGTGAGCGGGGACCTCATCGTCAGTGGCTCTGATGACAACACACTGAAGGTGTGGTCAGCTGTCACCggccag TGTGTGCGGACGCTGTTGGGACATACAGGTGGGGTGTGGTGTAGCCAGATGTCGGTTGCCACGGTGATCAGCGGCTCCACGGACCGGACGCTGCGTGTGTGGAACGCCGAGAGCGGGGAGTGTGTGCACACGCTGTACGGACACACCTCCACCGTGCGCTGCATGCATCTCCACGGCAACCG ggTGGTGAGTGGGTCCCGGGACACCACCCTGCGTGTGTGGGACGTGGTGACGGGgcagtgtgtgcacgtgctgACGGGTCACGTGGCGGCCGTGCGCTGCGTGCAGTACGACGGCCGGCGGGTCGTATCCGGGGGTTACGACTACATGGTGAAGATCTGGGACCCCGAGACTCAGACCTGTCTGCACACCCTGGAGGGGCACACCAACAGAGTGTACTccctacag tttgATGGTGTGTATGTTGTCAGTGGGTCGTTGGACACGTCTATCAGGGTCTGGGACGTGGAGACAG GGGGGTGCGTCCACAAGCTGACGGGTCACCAGTCTCTGACCAGCGGCATGGAGCTGCGGGACAACCTGCTGGTCAGCGGGAACGCCGACTCCACCGTCCGCGTCTGGGACGTCCGCACCGGCCAGTGCCTCCACACGCTGCAAG GACCCAACAGGCACCAGTCGGCGGTGACCTGCCTCCAGTTCTGCCGAGGTCTGGTTCTGTCCAGTTCTGACGACGGGACGGTGAAGCTGTGGGACCTGCGCACTGGAGCCTGGGTCAGAGACCTGGTGTCTCTGCAGAGCCAGGGCTCTG GTGGGGTGGTGTGGCGAATCAGAGCGTCCGACACTCGGCTGGTCTGCGCTGCCGGCAGCCGCAATGGAACGGAGGAGACCAAACTACTGCTGCTCGACTTTGAgccagaagggagaggaggagacgagtga
- the LOC132475880 gene encoding F-box/WD repeat-containing protein 7-like isoform X2 codes for MGFYGTLKLIFIKMKRKLDHGPDGRPFPTGKKRCKGNSCPSSLAPFQATPTTFGELRLANGHSAQRRRVTSGPPPSGLQDWLHIFQAWSGPERLLAMDELIDRCETNQVKHMMQLIEPQFQRDFISLLPKELSLYVLSFLAPGDLLQAAQTCSYWRTLAEDNLLWREKCREEGVAGCVFGSRRRAKGGPASSPWKTTYIRHQRIETSWRTADTHTPQVSGDLIVSGSDDNTLKVWSAVTGQCVRTLLGHTGGVWCSQMSVATVISGSTDRTLRVWNAESGECVHTLYGHTSTVRCMHLHGNRVVSGSRDTTLRVWDVVTGQCVHVLTGHVAAVRCVQYDGRRVVSGGYDYMVKIWDPETQTCLHTLEGHTNRVYSLQFDGVYVVSGSLDTSIRVWDVETGGCVHKLTGHQSLTSGMELRDNLLVSGNADSTVRVWDVRTGQCLHTLQGPNRHQSAVTCLQFCRGLVLSSSDDGTVKLWDLRTGAWVRDLVSLQSQGSGGVVWRIRASDTRLVCAAGSRNGTEETKLLLLDFEPEGRGGDE; via the exons ATGGGGTTTTACGGTACCCTGAAGCTCATCTTCATCAAA ATGAAGAGGAAGTTGGATCATGGTCCCGATGGACGACCATTTCCAACTGGGAAGAAACGATGCAAAGGAAACTCCTG cccgTCCAGTTTGGCTCCATtccaggccacgcccaccactTTTGGCGAGCTGAGACTAGCCAATGGTCATTCAGCTCAGCGGAGGCGTGTGACTTCAGGCCCGCCCCCTTCTGGGCTGCAGGACTGGCTGCACATATtccag GCATGGAGTGGACCTGAAAGGCTATTGGCTATGGATgagttgattgacaggtgtgaAACCAATCAGGTGAAGCACATGATGCAGCTCATTGAGCCACAGTTCCAACGAGACTTCATCTCTCTGCTGCCCAAGGAg ctgtctCTGTACGTGCTGAGCTTCCTGGCCCCAGGAGACCTGCTCCAAGCCGCTCAGACCTGCAGCTACTGGCGAACACTGGCGGAGGACAACCTGCTCTGGAGGGAGAAGTGCAGAGAGGAAG gggtagctgggtgtgtgtttggcagcaggaggagagcgAAAGGAGGGCCGGCGTCGAGTCCCTGGAAGACCACCTACATCAGACACCAACGCATCGAGACCAGCTGGAGGacagcggacacacacacaccccag GTGAGCGGGGACCTCATCGTCAGTGGCTCTGATGACAACACACTGAAGGTGTGGTCAGCTGTCACCggccag TGTGTGCGGACGCTGTTGGGACATACAGGTGGGGTGTGGTGTAGCCAGATGTCGGTTGCCACGGTGATCAGCGGCTCCACGGACCGGACGCTGCGTGTGTGGAACGCCGAGAGCGGGGAGTGTGTGCACACGCTGTACGGACACACCTCCACCGTGCGCTGCATGCATCTCCACGGCAACCG ggTGGTGAGTGGGTCCCGGGACACCACCCTGCGTGTGTGGGACGTGGTGACGGGgcagtgtgtgcacgtgctgACGGGTCACGTGGCGGCCGTGCGCTGCGTGCAGTACGACGGCCGGCGGGTCGTATCCGGGGGTTACGACTACATGGTGAAGATCTGGGACCCCGAGACTCAGACCTGTCTGCACACCCTGGAGGGGCACACCAACAGAGTGTACTccctacag tttgATGGTGTGTATGTTGTCAGTGGGTCGTTGGACACGTCTATCAGGGTCTGGGACGTGGAGACAG GGGGGTGCGTCCACAAGCTGACGGGTCACCAGTCTCTGACCAGCGGCATGGAGCTGCGGGACAACCTGCTGGTCAGCGGGAACGCCGACTCCACCGTCCGCGTCTGGGACGTCCGCACCGGCCAGTGCCTCCACACGCTGCAAG GACCCAACAGGCACCAGTCGGCGGTGACCTGCCTCCAGTTCTGCCGAGGTCTGGTTCTGTCCAGTTCTGACGACGGGACGGTGAAGCTGTGGGACCTGCGCACTGGAGCCTGGGTCAGAGACCTGGTGTCTCTGCAGAGCCAGGGCTCTG GTGGGGTGGTGTGGCGAATCAGAGCGTCCGACACTCGGCTGGTCTGCGCTGCCGGCAGCCGCAATGGAACGGAGGAGACCAAACTACTGCTGCTCGACTTTGAgccagaagggagaggaggagacgagtga
- the LOC132475772 gene encoding FHF complex subunit HOOK-interacting protein 1A-like isoform X4, translating to MSRSLHTASLSDGGGQVEQVERVERELVSLLQQLCVSLVRDPSVLELFFHSTQDQGAANFLLFSLLIPYTHRQGPVGEQARSSLLLIMSLSALESRVTQHIVEHTYFCPVLATGLSGLYSALPAKLKVYSEDWHSLEEADWMQVPALVHFLHSLEFCSAVIKVAHPSIRCQLLGYIYNGFLVPVLAPALHKLTVEEVMTTTAYLDVFLRCVSEPALLHTFLSFILLHTHDHVHILDTLVSRINTPFQLGVVSLALFRTLIGLFCEDVMLQLVLRYLIPCEHLGSRGRSLLHERDCYSSSASCFLLLTPSFCPLRPPLSPHQTAPPLHSEHIHWPRGPAGVSEGDSVAYCRSSGFLIQVNYLHYLREARRAICTSTRACRTWSAPYDGLRPLPHGGERRGGEGGEENGGQMAAGRGGGEGAGEEADSVTAGNEMDRRISMYELEWDDMFRDDDPAMMSLSTSASGVTEPPGHIQEMRRSAAVLLRGGGAYAEESDFQDDVLVYHLVALRDARTPGTLEPDTSRLAAISQLCNSSQLADNSQIANSGQIAKSSQIANSGQIANSSQIANSIQIANGSQLASSSLLVKSGQIDNSSQLASSSLLVKSGQIDNSSQLASSSLLAKSGQMASSGQTANKTTALAPPQVRSVAETVNNIMSSRRQSEDATRVERSRRGGKETRRIERGGRRCKSLVNGFTNYDQDCHASALTQQRKHPKPQDHACLNTHHNAQLNTQHNTHINAHQNTHLNTHINKHRKMHQNPRLNTHQHTHPDSHNTESLVTGEAPGDSFLSAYHELMLWLGRDPNADPDDDHDDDPSDLVTFRRRVQALRQKQEEEGLEEEVDFNSWKEDEDEERRSGSREQGISFTGPFLSVLLSRLENLLDNSIAVNLLLTGILAQLASYPQPLLRSFLLNTHTLSTRTLYQVLSSVRVQIENYMSDRPDYVSMVTQAWRFLLAKDQRVGGEIDEAHRNTHTHTHTHTHTHTHTHTHTHTHTHTHTHTHTHVDRVGGTAVSSAPGPCHDKGPVNLINKIKSMPFTGVEARAHGSFLFMPAVSQLFF from the exons GGTGGAGCGGGTGGAGCGGGAGCTGGTGTCTCTGCtccagcagctgtgtgtgtctctggtccGAGACCCGTCGGTCCTGGAGCTCTTCTTCCACTCCACCCAGGACCAAGGAGCGGCCAACTTCCTGCTGTTCTCCCTGCTCAtcccctacacacacag ACAGGGCCCAGTGGGGGAGCAGGCCCGatcttccctcctcctcatcatgtcTCTGTCGGCCTTAGAATCAAGAGTCACCCAACACATAGTGGAGCACACCTACTTCTGTCCT GTTCTTGCTACTGGTCTGTCAGGCCTCTACTCCGCCTTGCCTGCTAAACTTAAGGTGTACAGCGAAGACTGGCACTCCCTGGAAGAAGCTGATTGGATGCAG GTCCCCGCTTTAGTTCACTTCCTGCATTCTCTGGAGTTCTGCAGTGCTGTtatcaag gtGGCTCACCCTTCCATAAGGTGTCAGTTGCTAGGTTACATCTACAATGGCTTCCTGGTGCCTGTCTTAGCCCCGGCCTTGCATAAG ctgacaGTAGAAGAAGTGATGACCACCACTGCCTACTTGGATGTGTTCCTGCGCTGCGTCTCCGAGCCGGCCCTGCTTCACACCTTCCTGTCCTTCATCCTGCTGCACACGCACGACCACGTGCACATCCTGGACACACTGGTCAGCCGGATCAACACCCCCTTCCAG CTTGGGGTGGTGTCGCTGGCCCTTTTCAGGACTCTGATTGGTCTGTTCTGTGAAGACGTCATGCTGCAGCTGGTCCTCAG GTATCTGATCCCATGTGAGCACCTGGGCAGCAGGGGGCGCTCCCTGCTGCACGAGAGGGACTGCTACTCCTCCAGCGCCtcctgcttcctcctcctcaccccttcctTCTGCCCCCTTcggcctcctctctccccccaccagacggccccccccctccacagtgAGCACATCCactggccccggggcccag CAGGTGTGTCTGAGGGAGACAGCGTCGCATACTGTAGATCCTCTGGCTTCCTGATCCAAGTCAACTACCTGCACTACCTCCGGGAGGCCCGCCGAGCCATCTGCACTTCTACCAG GGCCTGTCGGACCTGGTCTGCTCCGTACGATGGCCTCAGACCCCTCCCTCACGGCGGGGAGAgaagaggtggggaggggggagaggagaacggAGGACAGATGGCGgcgggaaggggaggaggggagggggcaggagaGGAGGCGGACTCCGTCACCGCGGGCAACGAGATGGACCGTCGCATCTCCATGTACGAGCTGGAGTGGGACGACATGTTCAGGGACGACGACCCCGCCATGATGTCATTGTCGACGTCGGCGTCAGGGGTGACCGAGCCCCCCGGACACATCCAGGAGATGCGCCGCAGCGCCGCCGTCCTGCtgcgcgggggcggggcctacgcGGAGGAGTCAGACTTCCAGGACGATGTGCTTGTGTACCACCTGGTCGCCCTGAGGGATGCCAGGACGCCCGGCACCCTGGAGCCAGACACCAGCCGGCTAGCTGCTATTAGCCAGCTATGTAACAGTAGCCAGCTAGCTGATAATAGCCAGATAGCTAACAGTGGCCAGATAGCTAAGAGTAGCCAGATAGCTAACAGTGGCCAGATAGCTAACAGTAGCCAGATAGCTAACAGTATCCAGATAGCTAACGGTAGCCAGCTTGCTAGCAGTAGCCTGCTAGTTAAAAGTGGACAGATAGATAACAGTAGCCAGCTTGCTAGCAGTAGCCTGCTAGTTAAAAGTGGACAGATAGATAACAGTAGCCAGCTAGCTAGCAGTAGCCTGCTAGCTAAGAGTGGACAGATGGCTAGCAGCGGACAGACAGCTAACAAGACAACGGCCTTGGCGCCACCACAGGTGCGCAGTGTGGCGGAAACAGTGAACAATATCATGTCGTCACGGCGACAGAGCGAAGATGCAACgagagtggagaggagcaggagaggaggaaaggagacaaggagaatagaaagaggagggaggaggtgcaaGTCCCTCGTAAACGGTTTCACGAATTACGACCAGGACTGCCACGCAAGCGCCCTCACACAGCAGCGTAAACATCCCAAACCACAGGACCACGCATGCCTAAACACACACCATAACGCACAactaaacacacaacacaacacgcacataaacgcacaccaaaacacacacctaaacacacacatcaacaaacacCGAAAGATGCACCAAAATCCACGcctaaacacacaccaacacacacaccctgactcaCACAACACGGAGTCCTTGGTCACCGGGGAAGCCCCTGGTGACAGCTTCCTGTCTGCGTACCATGAGCTGATGCTGTGGTTGGGCAGGGACCCCAACGCTGACCCCGACGACGACCATGACGACGACCCCAGTGACCTCGTCACATTCAGGAGACGGGTCCAAGCACTGAGGCagaaacaggaagaggaggggcttGAGGAGGAAGTGGACTTTAACTCATggaaggaggacgaggacgaggagaggaggagtggcagCAGGGAACAAGGCATTTCCTTTACAG GACCATTCCTCAGCGTTCTGCTCTCTCGGCTGGAGAACCTTCTGGACAACTCCATCGCCGTCAACCTGCTGCTCACGGGCATCCTGGCTCAGCTGGCCTCGTACCCGCAACCTCTGCTCAGATCCTTcctgctcaacacacacacactgagcacacgcacactctatCAG GTGCTATCGTCAGTGCGTGTGCAAATAGAGAACTATATGTCTGACAGACCAGACTacgtttccatggtaacacAGGCTTGGAGGTTCCTATTGGCCAAGGACCAGAGGGTCGGAGGTGAGATTGACgaagcacacagaaacacacacacacacacacacacacacacacacacacacacacacacacacacacacacacacacacacacacacacacacacacacacacacacacatgtcgatAGGGTTGGAGGGACAGCAGTGTCAAGTGCCCCGGGCCCTTGCCATGACAAAGGGCCCGtcaatttaataaataaaataaaatcaatgcCATTCACTGGAGTGGAGGCCAGGGCCCATGGCAGCTTTCTTTTCATGCCTGCTGTGAgccaattatttttttaa